AACCAAAGCTGCCCCTAAGGCTGGATCGTCCGCCCCTATCTCTGTACAGACAAAGGATGATGTGTATGAAGCCTTCATGAAGGAAATGGAAGGTCTTCTCTGACCTGTCCCAATCAGCTTTCCTGCCCTCTGAGCACAGATCAGGCCACCacagaggaagagggaaaggtCTTTCTGCAAGCAATGGAAGGGCTCACATGACAGGGAATGGTTCCCTACCCATGGGTTAACTTGCCAGTACGATCTGAATaggggctgctgcaggtgaGGCGCAGCCAGGTACTTCCTTTCAGAGCTAGCATGTCCACTTGGAACAAGGGAATTACAGTCAGTAAGGCAACGCTGCTTCCCTTGAGTCCTCCCACTTCCTTGGAGGAGGTGATGGTGCTCTGTGGAGGGGGTGTAGGAGCTGGGGCTGACTTTGCTCTTCCTGAATCCTTTCACATCCTGAATGCTCTGGTGTGGGTAGTGGAGCCAATTTTTAAGGAGCCAGAAAAACGTTAGCGGCATTTCATACACAcgtggttttattttctgtactgttcctttctgtaaatattttataatcccgttgttttggttttgttttgttttttttttttagttgcaGTGAGGTCAATCATCTTCCGGGGTAGTCAGGGCGGTCATTTGTTGCGTATACTGTACACTGGAATTTGGCACCCTGTCCCCTTAACCGTCATCTTGATGGCTTTTCATTGGCAGGGGAACCTTCACTTTGTCTTGTGAAAGACAATAAATATTCAGTGTATCAAAATAGCGGCTTCCTTGTGATATATGTAAATCTAGcatataaatggaaaatgagatgGTTCTCATTGTCTActattagaaaaaatatatatgttatcCTTGAAATATAGCTTTAGTTTCATAAATTATACTGAtagaatcaatcacagaattatagaactacccaggttggaaaagaccttgaagatcatcaagttcaaccacagcctaaccatagtaccctgatgctaacaaccctctgctaaatgaTATCtccgagcaccacatccaaacggctcttgaacacatccagggatggtgactcaaccacctccctggggagcctattccagtgtttaactaccctttctgtatagaagtgtttcctaacatccaacctaaacatGGACAGAGGTCTTCTAGAAGCCTTTACAAGAAACCAATATTTGCAGCCTGTGTCAAATGGGAATAAGACTTAATGGGTTCTTGTAGACAAAACCATCTTAAGAGCTGTGGGATCAGCTGTGTAGGCATTAACACTTTCCCAAATGTAATCCTTCTTCAGAGGGAGATCAGCAGtttcaaaatacttcagttcTGTCTGAAGCGCTGAATTGGAGCACAAGATTAGGAGTTAGCTATTTATGAAAGTGCCTTTATCTTGTCCTttaaaaaggcaacaaaacagGCACTGAGAGAGCACAGAAGAGAGCGGGAGAACTTTGTCCCCCGTTGAGTGGCTTACACTGAACGACCCCATATCCGGTCATTCAGGACCGACTGCGAAACCAACCCCCGGTAGCGCCCCGCCCACCGCCACGGAGCGCGGCTGAACGTGGGGGGGAGCGCAAACAGGGCAGCCGCCCGCCGCCCATTGGGTGGATTTGGATCCGCGGCGCCATTGGTCGGAGCGAGCGAGAGAGAGAGCCAGCCAATCGGAAAGCGAGCCGGACCGCTCAGAGAGGCTATAAAACGAGAAGGGCGGGGGAATGAAGCCACACGTGAATCACTTTAGCAGGGTGGTGGTTGCGCCGAGATTTTAGAAGCCATGTCGGGCCGCGGAAAACAGGGCGGGAAGGCGCGCGCCAAGGCCAAGTCGCGCTCGTCGCGGGCCGGGCTGCAGTTCCCCGTGGGCCGCGTGCACCGGCTGCTGCGCAAGGGCAACTACGCGGAGCGGGTGGGCGCCGGCGCCCCGGTGTACCTGGCGGCCGTGCTGGAGTACCTGACGGCCGAGATCCTGGAGCTGGCGGGCAACGCGGCCCGCGACAACAAGAAGACGCGCATCATCCCGCGCCACCTGCAGCTGGCCATCCGCAACGACGAGGAGCTCAACAAGCTGCTGGGCAAGGTCACCATCGCGCAGGGCGGGGTGCTGCCCAAcatccaggctgtgctgctgcccaagAAGACCGACAGCCACAAGGCCAAGGCCAAGTGAAAGCTGAGAATTGATCCCACCACCAAAGAACCCAAAGGCTCTTTTCAGAGCCACCCACCTCCTCATAAAGGAGCTGCAGATCCTAAAAATACGTGTTGCCTTTGCTGCTAAAATCCAGGCGTTAGCGTGATGATAGCATATTGTAAACACGAAATGAGATCACAAAGTAACCTGCTAAAAGCTGAATGTGTGTTAAGAGACCAAAAAGTTAGATTTTGTGTTAAAGGAATCAGTTCGGTAGAGgtgagaaaggcaaaaagttgAATATCACTGCAAGAATCATCACCAAGGTCCTTTTCTTCAGTCTGGAAGAGCTCAGTGATCCCCCTTGGCCTGCCCCCAGCACTGCCTACAGACTCGGTCATTCCCCCCTTCAGGCtcttcaaattaattttaatgcagttttgtCACGGCTTTGTCCAAGCTGTGCCTCTGCTGCGTTACACCTGGATGAGAGCTCTGTGAGCGAAGGAGGAATGCTGCCAGCTTTGGCTGCACCTTATCCACAGCAATGAACGCTGTAATAGATGTTGAGACAGAAACAAATCCCCATTCGTAGCTCAGTGAGTGTATTTTAATAGAAGGAGAAATTACAGGAAGCAAGATGATGTTACATTGTAGTGCCACAAATGGTTACATATAGGGAAAGAGCAGCTTACGGGCTGCTGTGGGAAGAACAAGGGCTGCAGACAACGatggaaacagcacagagaaatagAAGGAGCATTTCCTGATAtgggaaacaaataaaattgtACAGAGAATTGGAACGAGCACTTACTGATATGAGAAACTAGATGTGTTTATTCCGTGGCCTCGATGATGTGTGCCAGAGGCTCTCCCCCTCCTGCTGGCAGAGTAACAGGGC
The sequence above is a segment of the Excalfactoria chinensis isolate bCotChi1 chromosome 1, bCotChi1.hap2, whole genome shotgun sequence genome. Coding sequences within it:
- the LOC140257657 gene encoding histone H2A-IV, producing MSGRGKQGGKARAKAKSRSSRAGLQFPVGRVHRLLRKGNYAERVGAGAPVYLAAVLEYLTAEILELAGNAARDNKKTRIIPRHLQLAIRNDEELNKLLGKVTIAQGGVLPNIQAVLLPKKTDSHKAKAK